In Gossypium hirsutum isolate 1008001.06 chromosome D06, Gossypium_hirsutum_v2.1, whole genome shotgun sequence, one genomic interval encodes:
- the LOC107901959 gene encoding uncharacterized protein isoform X1, giving the protein MLMEKFTEKERELRTSSLTRKQSNTGSKETSLDEMLCRHKERKPFAYGLRNECYEEVSTHVPTRRSYLLLPATIVPLETVLSLKLKFMLLLVGAIHKGFRRARWRIRSTSIPAC; this is encoded by the exons ATGTTG ATGGAGAAGTTTACGGAGAAGGAGAGGGAGCTTCGAACTAGTTCACTAACTAGAAAACAATCAAATACTGGGTCAAAAGAAACCAGCTTAGATGAAATGCTATGTAGGCACAAGGAGAGAAAACCTTTTGCCTATGGACTTCGTaatgaatgttatgaagaggtgAGCACCCATGTACCTACTAGGCGTTCCTATCTTCTTTTGCCCGCTACAATTGTACCATTGGAAACTGTTCTATCATTGAAGCTCAAGTTCATGCTGTTACTGGTTGGTGCAATTCATAAAGGTTTCAGGAGGGCTCGATGGAGGATCAGATCCACCAGCATTCCAGCGTGCTGA
- the LOC107901959 gene encoding transportin-1 isoform X2: MHLFSILAKMALYASVDKYLHGLFGLANDPAAEVRKLVCAAFVQLIEVRPSVLEPHMKNVIEYMLQVNKDTDDEATLEACEFWSAYCDAQLPPEILREYFTTSNSSMLIVC; the protein is encoded by the exons atgcACCTATTTTCCATCTTAGCTAAGATG gCTTTATATGCCTCTGTGGATAAATACCTTCATGGTTTGTTTGGCCTTGCTAATGACCCTGCAGCAGAAGTGCGAAAATTG GTTTGTGCAGCATTTGTTCAGCTAATTGAAGTCCGTCCATCTGTTCTAGAG CCACATATGAAGAATGTAATTGAATATATGTTGCAAGTAAATAAGGACACTGATGATGAGGCGACACTTGAAGCATGTGAATTTTG GTCTGCTTATTGTGATGCGCAGTTACCACCTGAGATTTTGAGAGAATATTTTACCACGTCTAATTCCAGTATGCTAATAGTTTGCTga
- the LOC107901957 gene encoding ankyrin repeat domain-containing protein 13C — protein MSRSSSASATAPFPAIKPEDYKHSPVHYAVVLRDHTTLNRLVSTLPKLADPAQIHTECDSLSQERVADQISAVLDRRDVPFRETPLHLAVRLNDVVAARTLGIAGADVSLQNAAGWNPLQEALCRRSSDIALVLLKLHHRSAWCKWRRRLPRVIAVLRRMRDFYMEISFHFESSVIPFVGKIAPSDTYKIWKRDGNLRADTSLAGFDGLKIQRADQSFLFLGDGDHLHNIPCGSLLVLNREDRKIFDAFENAGALMSESDIAGFCSQTSVYRPGMDVTRAELVGRTNWRRQEKTESVGEWKARVYEVHNVIFSFRSRKVADSENDVAGSEQVLPLELDEDDDGFLVCKNPNFAMPDRRRHSSFVREDREWISVGRKSVDVFPSSAATMPPRRSTSFATAKTVVPPPQTKEKEYVRSLRPSVWLTEQFPLKTEELLPLLDILANKVKAVRRMRELLTTKFPPGTFPVKVAIPVVPTVRVVITFTKFVELQSTEQFFTPLSSPRYFSNGRGQTEDDENSDKHNSSLPSTSWSSSTSAWLRRSNSQSVSANKQQQQQRSSSMAQQADPFAIPSGYTWTSVDDKSGKLKKSKSTRKSK, from the exons atgtcgaGATCGTCTTCTGCGTCGGCGACGGCGCCGTTTCCAGCTATCAAACCGGAGGATTACAAGCATAGCCCTGTTCACTACGCTGTCGTTTTGCGTGATCATACTACTTTGAATCGACTGGTTTCCACGCTGCCAAAGCTGGCTGATCCTGCTCAGATCCACACCGAGTGCGACTCACTCAGTCAAGAGCGTGTAGCTGACCAAATTTCCGCCGTTCTCGACCGCCGAGATGTCCCTTTCCGTGAAACTCCTCTCCACCTCGCGGTCCGCCTTAACGACGTCGTTGCTGCTAGAACTCTCGGTATTGCTGGTGCTGACGTGTCGCTCCAGAACGCTGCGGGATGGAATCCTCTCCAAGAAGCACTCTGTCGCCGAAGCTCCGACATTGCGTTGGTTCTTTTGAAACTCCACCACCGCTCCGCCTGGTGCAAGTGGCGCCGCCGTTTACCTCGCGTAATTGCCGTCCTCCGCCGAATGCGTGACTTCTACATGGAAATCTCCTTTCACTTCGAAAGCTCCGTAATTCCGTTCGTCGGAAAAATCGCTCCTTCCGATACCTACAAGATCTGGAAACGCGACGGTAATCTCCGAGCTGATACTTCATTAGCAGGCTTCGACGGCTTGAAAATCCAACGCGCCGATCAAAGCTTCCTCTTCCTCGGCGATGGCGATCACCTCCACAACATCCCTTGCGGCTCATTGCTAGTCCTCAACCGCGAAGATCGCAAAATCTTCGACGCATTCGAAAATGCCGGAGCTCTGATGAGCGAATCCGACATTGCGGGTTTTTGTTCCCAAACGAGTGTGTACCGACCTGGAATGGACGTAACCAGAGCGGAACTCGTCGGAAGAACTAACTGGAGGCGCCAAGAGAAAACAGAGAGCGTCGGTGAATGGAAAGCCAGAGTTTACGAAGTACATAACGTGATATTCAGCTTTAGGTCACGAAAAGTTGCGGATTCCGAAAACGATGTCGCCGGAAGTGAACAAGTGTTACCCTTAGAGCTCGACGAAGACGATGACGGTTTCTTAGTTTGCAAAAATCCCAATTTCGCAATGCCTGATAGAAGAAGACACAGTAGCTTCGTGAGAGAAGACAGAGAGTGGATTTCGGTAGGGAGGAAGAGCGTTGACGTTTTCCCTTCTTCAGCCGCGACGATGCCTCCTAGAAGATCGACGTCTTTTGCAACGGCGAAAACGGTGGTGCCGCCTCCACAAACAAAGGAGAAAGAGTACGTTCGAAGTTTACGACCGTCAGTTTGGTTAACGGAACAATTCCCATTAAAGACCGAAGAATTGCTACCTTTACTTGATATTTTGGCTAACAAAGTGAAAGCTGTTCGAAGAATGCGAGAGCTGTTAACCACCAAATTCCCGCCGGGGACATTTCCGGTTAAG GTTGCGATCCCGGTAGTCCCGACGGTGAGGGTGGTGATAACGTTCACGAAATTCGTCGAGCTCCAATCGACCGAGCAATTCTTCACTCCACTCTCAAGTCCTAGATATTTTTCCAATGGAAGAGGCCAAACAGAGGATGATGAAAATTCGGATAAACATAATTCGTCATTACCGTCGACATCGTGGTCATCGTCCACCTCGGCATGGCTGAGGCGAAGCAATAGTCAATCGGTGTCGGCTAACAAGCAACAACAGCAACAACGGAGTTCCTCAATGGCGCAGCAAGCCGATCCTTTTGCCATTCCTAGTGGATATACATGGACCAGTGTCGACGATAAGTCCGGCAAATTGAAGAAATCAAAGTCCACAAGGAAATCAaagtga